One window of the Canis aureus isolate CA01 chromosome 1, VMU_Caureus_v.1.0, whole genome shotgun sequence genome contains the following:
- the ZNF574 gene encoding zinc finger protein 574 isoform X1 encodes MRDGSETLEAQGLAAAMTEESEETVLYIEHRYVCSECNQLYGSLEEVLMHQNSHVPQQHFELVGVADPGVTVATEAASGTGLYQTLVQESQYQCLECGQLLMSPSQLLEHQELHLKMMAPQEAVPAEPPPKAPALSSSTIHYECVDCKALFASQELWLNHRQTHLRGASTKPPAPVVLGSPVVLGPPVGQARVAVEHSYRKAEEGGEGAAVPSATATTTTTTEVVTEVELLLYKCSECSQLFQLPADFLEHQATHFPGPGPESEESALQQETLTPSATEGLGSQPDPLPSSDHSYELRNGEAIGRDRRGRKARRDNSGEPGGTATQELFCSACDQLFLSPHQLQQHLRSHREGIFKCPLCSRVFPSPASLDQHLGDHSSESHFLCVDCGLAFGTEALLLAHRRAHTPNPLHSCPCGKTFVNLTKFLYHRRTHGAGGVPLPTTPVPPEEPVIGFPEPAPAETGEPEAPEPPVTEEGPGGPAASGTYRCLLCSREFGKALQLTRHQRFVHRLERRHKCGICGKMFKKKSHVRNHLRTHTGERPFPCPDCSKPFNSPANLARHRLTHTGERPYRCGDCGKAFTQSSTLRQHRLVHAQHFPYRCQECGVRFHRPYRLLMHRYHHTGEYPYKCRECPRSFLLRRLLEVHQLVVHAGRQPHRCLSCGAAFPSSLRLREHRCAAAAAQAPRRFECGTCGKKVGSAARLQAHEAAHAAAGPGEVLAKEPPTPRAPRAARTPVASPTALGSTATAAPAAPARRRGLECSECKKLFSTETSLQVHRRIHTGERPYPCPDCGKAFRQSTHLKDHRRLHTGERPFACEVCGKAFAISMRLAEHRRIHTGERPYSCPDCGKSYRSFSNLWKHRKTHQQQHQAAVRQQLAEAEAAVGLAVMETAVEALPLVEAIEIYPLADEGVQISG; translated from the exons ATGAGAGATGGAAGTGAGACTTTAGAAG CCCAGGGCCTTGCTGCCGCCATGACCGAAGAATCCGAGGAGACAGTCCTGTACATCGAACACCGCTATGTCTGCTCTGAGTGCAACCAGCTGTATGGGTCCCTGGAGGAGGTGCTCATGCACCAGAACTCCCATGTGCCCCAGCAGCACTTTGAGCTGGTGGGCGTGGCTGACCCTGGAGTCACGGTGGCCACCGAGGCAGCCTCTGGCACAGGCCTCTATCAGACCCTAGTGCAGGAGAGCCAGTACCAGTGCCTGGAGTGTGGGCAGCTGCTCATGTCCCCCAGCCAGCTCCTGGAGCACCAGGAGCTGCACCTGAAGATGATGGCTCCCCAAGAGGCTGTGCcagcggagccgccgcccaaggCACCTGCACTTAGCTCTAGCACCATCCACTACGAGTGTGTGGATTGCAAGGCGCTCTTCGCCAGCCAGGAGCTCTGGCTGAACCACCGGCAGACGCACCTCCGGGGCGCTTCTACCAAGCCTCCAGCCCCGGTTGTCCTGGGGTCCCCAGTTGTCCTGGGGCCCCCCGTAGGCCAGGCCCGTGTGGCTGTGGAGCACTCCTACCGCAAGGCAGAAGAGGGTGGTGAAGGGGCTGCTGTCCCTTctgccaccgccaccaccaccactactactgAGGTGGTGACTGAGGTGGAGCTGCTGCTCTACAAGTGCTCTGAGTGCTCCCAGCTCTTCCAGCTTCCAGCCGACTTCCTGGAGCACCAGGCCACCCActtccctggccctggccctgagTCTGAGGAGTCTGCCTTGCAGCAGGAGACCCTGACTCCGTCAGCCACAGAGGGTCTTGGGTCCCAGCCTGATCCCCTGCCGTCCTCTGACCATAGTTACGAGTTGCGCAACGGTGAAGCCATCGGGCGTGACCGCCGGGGACGCAAGGCCCGGAGGGACAACAGCGGAGAACCAGGCGGgacagccacccaggagctcttcTGCTCTGCTTGTGACCAGCTCTTTCTTTCACCTCACCAGCTCCAGCAGCATCTGCGGAGTCACCGGGAGGGCATCTTTAAGTGTCCTCTATGCAGTCGTGTCTTCCCCAGCCCTGCCAGTCTGGACCAGCACCTCGGAGACCACAGCAGTGAGTCTCACTTTCTGTGCGTGGACTGTGGCCTGGCCTTTGGCACGGAGGCCCTCCTCCTGGCCCACCGGCGAGCCCACACTCCGAACCCCCTGCACTCGTGTCCTTGCGGGAAGACCTTCGTCAACCTCACCAAGTTCCTGTACCATCGGCGTACACACGGGGCAGGGGGCGTCCCCTTGCCCACAACACCAGTCCCCCCAGAGGAGCCTGTCATTGGTTTCCCTGAGCCCGCCCCAGCAGAGACTGGAGAGCCAGAGGCACCAGAGCCTCCTGTGACCGAAGAGGGCCCCGGAGGGCCGGCTGCTTCGGGCACCTACCGCTGCCTCCTGTGCAGCCGTGAATTTGGCAAGGCCTTGCAGCTGACCCGGCACCAGCGTTTTGTGCATCGGCTGGAACGGCGCCACAAGTGTGGTATCTGTGGCAAGATGTTTAAGAAGAAGTCTCACGTGCGGAATCACCTGCGTACACACACAGGTGAACGGCCCTTCCCCTGCCCAGACTGCTCCAAACCCTTCAACTCACCTGCTAACCTGGCACGCCACCGGCTCACGCACACGGGGGAAAGGCCCTACCGGTGTGGGGACTGTGGCAAGGCCTTCACGCAGAGCTCCACGTTGAGGCAGCATCGCCTGGTACATGCCCAGCACTTCCCCTACCGCTGCCAGGAGTGCGGTGTGCGTTTCCACCGCCCCTACCGCCTGCTCATGCACCGCTACCACCACACGGGCGAGTACCCCTACAAGTGTCGTGAGTGCCCCCGCTCCTTCTTGCTGCGCCGGCTGCTGGAGGTGCACCAGCTTGTGGTCCATGCCGGGCGCCAGCCGCACCGCTGCCTGTCCTGCGGggctgccttcccttcctccctgcgGCTCCGTGAGCACCGCTGTGCCGCTGCAGCGGCGCAGGCCCCACGGCGCTTTGAGTGTGGCACCTGTGGCAAGAAAGTGGGCTCGGCTGCTCGGTTGCAGGCGCACGAGGCTGCCCATGCGGCTGCTGGGCCTGGAGAGGTCCTAGCTAAGGAGCCCCCAACCCCACGGGCCCCTCGGGCTGCTCGCACACCTGTTGCCTCCCCAACTGCCCTGGGGAGCACAGCCACggcagctcctgcagcccctgCCCGACGCCGGGGCCTGGAGTGTAGTGAGTGTAAGAAGCTGTTCAGCACAGAGACGTCGTTGCAAGTGCACCGGCGCATCCATACAGGTGAGCGGCCATACCCGTGTCCGGACTGTGGCAAGGCCTTCCGTCAGAGCACCCATCTGAAGGACCACCGGCGCCTGCACACAGGCGAGCGACCCTTCGCCTGTGAAGTATGTGGCAAGGCCTTTGCCATCTCCATGCGCTTGGCAGAACATCGCCGCATTCATACGGGTGAGCGGCCCTACTCCTGCCCTGACTGTGGCAAGAGCTACCGCTCCTTCTCCAACCTATGGAAGCACCGCAAGacccaccagcagcagcaccaggcGGCCGTGCGGCAGCAGCTGGCCGAGGCAGAAGCTGCTGTCGGCCTGGCTGTCATGGAGACTGCAGTGGAGGCACTGCCCCTGGTGGAGGCCATTGAGATCTATCCTCTGGCTGACGAGGGGGTCCAGATCAGTGGCTGA
- the ZNF574 gene encoding zinc finger protein 574 isoform X2, whose translation MTEESEETVLYIEHRYVCSECNQLYGSLEEVLMHQNSHVPQQHFELVGVADPGVTVATEAASGTGLYQTLVQESQYQCLECGQLLMSPSQLLEHQELHLKMMAPQEAVPAEPPPKAPALSSSTIHYECVDCKALFASQELWLNHRQTHLRGASTKPPAPVVLGSPVVLGPPVGQARVAVEHSYRKAEEGGEGAAVPSATATTTTTTEVVTEVELLLYKCSECSQLFQLPADFLEHQATHFPGPGPESEESALQQETLTPSATEGLGSQPDPLPSSDHSYELRNGEAIGRDRRGRKARRDNSGEPGGTATQELFCSACDQLFLSPHQLQQHLRSHREGIFKCPLCSRVFPSPASLDQHLGDHSSESHFLCVDCGLAFGTEALLLAHRRAHTPNPLHSCPCGKTFVNLTKFLYHRRTHGAGGVPLPTTPVPPEEPVIGFPEPAPAETGEPEAPEPPVTEEGPGGPAASGTYRCLLCSREFGKALQLTRHQRFVHRLERRHKCGICGKMFKKKSHVRNHLRTHTGERPFPCPDCSKPFNSPANLARHRLTHTGERPYRCGDCGKAFTQSSTLRQHRLVHAQHFPYRCQECGVRFHRPYRLLMHRYHHTGEYPYKCRECPRSFLLRRLLEVHQLVVHAGRQPHRCLSCGAAFPSSLRLREHRCAAAAAQAPRRFECGTCGKKVGSAARLQAHEAAHAAAGPGEVLAKEPPTPRAPRAARTPVASPTALGSTATAAPAAPARRRGLECSECKKLFSTETSLQVHRRIHTGERPYPCPDCGKAFRQSTHLKDHRRLHTGERPFACEVCGKAFAISMRLAEHRRIHTGERPYSCPDCGKSYRSFSNLWKHRKTHQQQHQAAVRQQLAEAEAAVGLAVMETAVEALPLVEAIEIYPLADEGVQISG comes from the coding sequence ATGACCGAAGAATCCGAGGAGACAGTCCTGTACATCGAACACCGCTATGTCTGCTCTGAGTGCAACCAGCTGTATGGGTCCCTGGAGGAGGTGCTCATGCACCAGAACTCCCATGTGCCCCAGCAGCACTTTGAGCTGGTGGGCGTGGCTGACCCTGGAGTCACGGTGGCCACCGAGGCAGCCTCTGGCACAGGCCTCTATCAGACCCTAGTGCAGGAGAGCCAGTACCAGTGCCTGGAGTGTGGGCAGCTGCTCATGTCCCCCAGCCAGCTCCTGGAGCACCAGGAGCTGCACCTGAAGATGATGGCTCCCCAAGAGGCTGTGCcagcggagccgccgcccaaggCACCTGCACTTAGCTCTAGCACCATCCACTACGAGTGTGTGGATTGCAAGGCGCTCTTCGCCAGCCAGGAGCTCTGGCTGAACCACCGGCAGACGCACCTCCGGGGCGCTTCTACCAAGCCTCCAGCCCCGGTTGTCCTGGGGTCCCCAGTTGTCCTGGGGCCCCCCGTAGGCCAGGCCCGTGTGGCTGTGGAGCACTCCTACCGCAAGGCAGAAGAGGGTGGTGAAGGGGCTGCTGTCCCTTctgccaccgccaccaccaccactactactgAGGTGGTGACTGAGGTGGAGCTGCTGCTCTACAAGTGCTCTGAGTGCTCCCAGCTCTTCCAGCTTCCAGCCGACTTCCTGGAGCACCAGGCCACCCActtccctggccctggccctgagTCTGAGGAGTCTGCCTTGCAGCAGGAGACCCTGACTCCGTCAGCCACAGAGGGTCTTGGGTCCCAGCCTGATCCCCTGCCGTCCTCTGACCATAGTTACGAGTTGCGCAACGGTGAAGCCATCGGGCGTGACCGCCGGGGACGCAAGGCCCGGAGGGACAACAGCGGAGAACCAGGCGGgacagccacccaggagctcttcTGCTCTGCTTGTGACCAGCTCTTTCTTTCACCTCACCAGCTCCAGCAGCATCTGCGGAGTCACCGGGAGGGCATCTTTAAGTGTCCTCTATGCAGTCGTGTCTTCCCCAGCCCTGCCAGTCTGGACCAGCACCTCGGAGACCACAGCAGTGAGTCTCACTTTCTGTGCGTGGACTGTGGCCTGGCCTTTGGCACGGAGGCCCTCCTCCTGGCCCACCGGCGAGCCCACACTCCGAACCCCCTGCACTCGTGTCCTTGCGGGAAGACCTTCGTCAACCTCACCAAGTTCCTGTACCATCGGCGTACACACGGGGCAGGGGGCGTCCCCTTGCCCACAACACCAGTCCCCCCAGAGGAGCCTGTCATTGGTTTCCCTGAGCCCGCCCCAGCAGAGACTGGAGAGCCAGAGGCACCAGAGCCTCCTGTGACCGAAGAGGGCCCCGGAGGGCCGGCTGCTTCGGGCACCTACCGCTGCCTCCTGTGCAGCCGTGAATTTGGCAAGGCCTTGCAGCTGACCCGGCACCAGCGTTTTGTGCATCGGCTGGAACGGCGCCACAAGTGTGGTATCTGTGGCAAGATGTTTAAGAAGAAGTCTCACGTGCGGAATCACCTGCGTACACACACAGGTGAACGGCCCTTCCCCTGCCCAGACTGCTCCAAACCCTTCAACTCACCTGCTAACCTGGCACGCCACCGGCTCACGCACACGGGGGAAAGGCCCTACCGGTGTGGGGACTGTGGCAAGGCCTTCACGCAGAGCTCCACGTTGAGGCAGCATCGCCTGGTACATGCCCAGCACTTCCCCTACCGCTGCCAGGAGTGCGGTGTGCGTTTCCACCGCCCCTACCGCCTGCTCATGCACCGCTACCACCACACGGGCGAGTACCCCTACAAGTGTCGTGAGTGCCCCCGCTCCTTCTTGCTGCGCCGGCTGCTGGAGGTGCACCAGCTTGTGGTCCATGCCGGGCGCCAGCCGCACCGCTGCCTGTCCTGCGGggctgccttcccttcctccctgcgGCTCCGTGAGCACCGCTGTGCCGCTGCAGCGGCGCAGGCCCCACGGCGCTTTGAGTGTGGCACCTGTGGCAAGAAAGTGGGCTCGGCTGCTCGGTTGCAGGCGCACGAGGCTGCCCATGCGGCTGCTGGGCCTGGAGAGGTCCTAGCTAAGGAGCCCCCAACCCCACGGGCCCCTCGGGCTGCTCGCACACCTGTTGCCTCCCCAACTGCCCTGGGGAGCACAGCCACggcagctcctgcagcccctgCCCGACGCCGGGGCCTGGAGTGTAGTGAGTGTAAGAAGCTGTTCAGCACAGAGACGTCGTTGCAAGTGCACCGGCGCATCCATACAGGTGAGCGGCCATACCCGTGTCCGGACTGTGGCAAGGCCTTCCGTCAGAGCACCCATCTGAAGGACCACCGGCGCCTGCACACAGGCGAGCGACCCTTCGCCTGTGAAGTATGTGGCAAGGCCTTTGCCATCTCCATGCGCTTGGCAGAACATCGCCGCATTCATACGGGTGAGCGGCCCTACTCCTGCCCTGACTGTGGCAAGAGCTACCGCTCCTTCTCCAACCTATGGAAGCACCGCAAGacccaccagcagcagcaccaggcGGCCGTGCGGCAGCAGCTGGCCGAGGCAGAAGCTGCTGTCGGCCTGGCTGTCATGGAGACTGCAGTGGAGGCACTGCCCCTGGTGGAGGCCATTGAGATCTATCCTCTGGCTGACGAGGGGGTCCAGATCAGTGGCTGA